A DNA window from Brassica napus cultivar Da-Ae chromosome C1, Da-Ae, whole genome shotgun sequence contains the following coding sequences:
- the LOC106454097 gene encoding uncharacterized protein LOC106454097, translated as MADKLHNAIRSLSIEDDDPVTLPDDPKFRVFDANATSLMGRLLNPDCQPMAKIINYMPTAWRVHGRVRGIALSRDRFQFIFQREEDLLTLLKDRPWSYNHWTMLLERWTPNPPASFLTSLDVWIRIRNIPVNYYTSDTMYALAKKTGRVVELAYDPKVSQTTDYVRAKVCFNVENPALEAKNLITPEEANRGGTSKEGEAIRNTQIPALLAAPLESPPGFPTMFPELSKEDRQAAMMYVSHADETERRARILRVQHSIENAKDDDTSVPIRISHNLNKDKGLVFGYSHGDDSNSESNNTNTLHAVSAPALLKDKEDRAATSGEQSASSNFQINGSTVFRLGNTTSSGYTGTSRSKRIDRKRPPAWVRRVRTNRYGAGAIAVSQGAVQPMEGSGKRKPEDNKGQSSDYVGAEGSKKPNTNKISVASSLKPLPSQ; from the exons ATGGCCGACAAACTTCACAACGCCATACGATCCTTGTCCATCGAAGATGATGATCCGGTAACATTACCAGACGATCCGAAATTCCGGGTTTTTGATGCTAACGCTACCAGTTTGATGGGGAGGCTTTTGAATCCGGATTGCCAACCAATGGCCAAGATAATCAACTATATGCCCACGGCTTGGAGAGTGCATGGTAGGGTACGAGGGATTGCCCTTTCTCGTGACAGATTCCAGTTTATCTTCCAGCGGGAAGAGGATCTCTTAACTCTCTTAAAAGATCGGCCTTGGTCTTACAACCACTGGACAATGCTCTTGGAGAGATGGACCCCAAATCCGCCAGCCTCGTTCCTTACATCTTTGGACGTCTGGATCAGGATAAGGAATATACCGGTGAACTATTATACATCTGATACGATGTATGCCCTCGCTAAGAAGACTGGCAGGGTGGTGGAGTTGGCCTATGACCCAAAGGTTTCGCAAACGACTGATTACGTGCGTGCCAAGGTATGCTTCAATGTGGAGAACCCAGCCTTGGAGGCTAAGAATCTCATAACACCGGAGGAG GCGAACAGAGGTGGAACATCTAAAGAAGGGGAAGCTATTAGAAATACTCAGATACCAGCGCTGCTAGCTGCGCCTCTGGAATCGCCTCCGGGTTTTCCTACGATGTTTCCAGAACTATCTAAAGAAGATAGGCAAGCGGCCATGATGTATGTCTCCCATGCGGACGAGACTGAGAGGAGAGCTAGAATCTTACGTGTCCAACATTCCATCGAAAATGCGAAAGATGATGACACAAGTGTGCCTATCAGAATATCCCACAACCTCAACAAAGATAAAGGGCTGGTGTTTGGCTATAGCCATGGTGATGATAGCAACAGCGAGAGCAATAATACTAATACTCTTCATGCTGTCTCGGCCCCTGCTTTGCTAAAAGATAAAGAGGACAGAGCTGCTACCTCTGGGGAACAGAGTGCTTCATCCAACTTTCAGATTAATGGTTCAACGGTTTTCAGATTGGGTAACACTACTTCATCTGGATATACCGGAACTTCGAGATCTAAAAGGATTGATCGGAAAAGACCACCAGCCTGGGTGAGAAGAGTGAGAACAAACAGGTACGGCGCTGGTGCTATTGCTGTTTCACAAGGAGCAGTTCAGCCCATGGAGGGATCGGGGAAACGTAAGCCAGAGGACAATAAGGGTCAGAGCTCAGACTACGTTGGAGCAGAGGGATCTAAGaaaccaaacacaaacaaaatttCGGTGGCTTCCAGTTTGAAGCCGCTGCCATCCCAATGA
- the LOC106454095 gene encoding uncharacterized protein LOC106454095 — MILKGSLANYWTTKPSSSFSWLANKLLKLKETVFPLIKLQLQNDHSACFWFDNWTPFGSLYSFLNGSTSCLGIPLKATVGSLVTNSIWSLPPARSDEQLQLQTFLTTVQLTEGEDHYDWEINGTKSSRFQTWKIYTYLRPELAKVRWEGVVWTKRGITRHNFHIRLVVQDRIPTRDRLIRWGLQVSSVCLLCNAADELRDHLFQECSFIFDVWALLQDDSDYNH; from the coding sequence ATGATCCTAAAAGGATCCCTAGCAAACTACTGGACGACTAAGCCTTCTAGTTCTTTCTCTTGGCTAGCGAACAAGCTCCTCAAGCTAAAGGAAACTGTGTTCCCCCTCATCAAACTACAGCTTCAGAATGACCATTCTGCTTGTTTCTGGTTCGACAACTGGACTCCGTTTGGGAGTCTTTACTCGTTTCTGAATGGATCAACCTCCTGCTTGGGTATCCCTCTAAAGGCAACTGTTGGATCACTTGTTACCAACAGCATATGGTCCCTTCCTCCTGCAAGATCAGACGAACAATTGCAATTACAAACTTTCTTAACTACGGTACAATTGACTGAGGGAGAGGATCATTATGATTGGGAAATTAATGGGACCAAATCATCAAGGTTCCAGACATGGAAGATCTACACTTACCTAAGACCAGAACTAGCAAAGGTCCGCTGGGAAGGAGTTGTATGGACAAAGCGGGGGATCACAAGGCATAACTTTCACATCAGGTTGGTAGTCCAAGACAGGATTCCTACGCGGGATCGCCTCATCAGATGGGGTTTGCAAGTAAGCTCGGTGTGTCTCCTTTGTAATGCAGCAGACGAATTGCGAGATCACCTCTTCCAAGAATGCTCATTCATCTTTGATGTGTGGGCTCTACTACAAGATGACTCTGATTACAACCACTGA